The following DNA comes from Marichromatium purpuratum 984.
GTTCGACACCCGCCCCAAGGGCTATGCCGGAGTCGACAACTTCGCCACCCTCGATCTGCCCCCACTGGAGCTGCAGGCGCGCGCCGCCGAGCCGGCACGAGCGCTGCAGCGCTTCCTCGCCACCCCGGGGCAGCGGGTGCTGCTGGTAGCCGAGAGCACCGGGCGGCGCGAGCTGCTCGCCGAGCAGCTGCGCGACTTCGGCATCCACGCCAGCCAGGTCGCTGATTGGGGCGCCTTCGTCAACGGCGAGCAACCACTGGCGCTCACCGTCGCCCCGCTCGAGCAGGGGCTGCGGCTCGCCGACCAGGGGCTGGCGCTGATCACCGAGACCCAGATCTATGGCGAGCGGGTACGCCAGGAGCGTCGCCGTCGTGCCCGCGAGCGCGACGGCGACGCGGTGGTGCGCAACCTCACCGAACTGACCGAGGGCGCGCCGGTGGTCCACGAGGAGCACGGCGTCGGGCGCTATCTGGGGCTGCAGACGCTCGAGGTCGGCGGCAGCAGCACCGAGTTCCTCACCCTCGGCTATGCCAAGGGCGACAAGCTCTATGTCCCGGTCAGCTCGCTGCACCTGATCTCGCGCTATACCGGCGCCACCCCCGAGCAGGCACCGCTGCACCGACTCGGCGGCGAACAATGGGAACGGATCAAGCGCAAGGCGGCGCAGAAGGCCTGCGACGTCGCCGCCGAACTGCTCGACGTCTACGCCCGACGCGCCGCCCGTCAGGGCGTGGCCAGTCCCGCGCCCGATACCGACTATGGCGCCTTCGCCGCCGCCTTCCCCTTCGAGGAGACCCCGGACCAGCTGCGCGCGATCGACAGCGTGCTCGCCGACATGGCCGACACCAAGCCGATGGATCGGGTGGTCTGCGGCGATGTCGGCTTCGGCAAGACCGAGGTGGCGATGCGCGCGGCCTTCGTCGCCGCCAACGGTGGGCGCCAGGTGGTGGTGCTGGTGCCGACCACCCTGCTCGCCCAACAGCACTTCGAGAATTTCTCCGACCGCTTCGCCGACTGGCCGATCAGAATCGAGAGCCTGTCGCGCTTTCGCACCGCGCGCGAACAGAAGCAGGTGTTCGCGGGATTGGCCGAGGGCACCATCGACATCGTCGTCGGCACCCACAAGCTGCTCCAGCCAGGTATCGAGTTCCACGACCTGGGGTTGGTGATCGTCGACGAGGAGCACCGCTTCGGAGTGCGCCACAAGGAGCGACTCAAGCAGCTGCGCAGCGAGGTCGATATCCTCACCCTCACCGCCACGCCGATCCCGCGCACCCTCAACATGGCGATGTCGGGGCTGCGCGACCTGTCGATCATCGCCACCCCGCCGGTCGAGCGTCACCCGATCAAGACCTTCGTCAGCCCGTGGAACGACGGCCTGATACAGGAGGCGGTACAACGCGAACTCAAGCGCGGCGGTCAGGTCTACTTCCTCCACAACGAGGTCGAGACCATCGAGAACCAGGCGCAGAAGCTCGAGGCGCTGATCCCGAGCGCGCGTGTCCAGATCGCCCACGGCCAGATGCGCGAGCGCGAACTCGAACGGATCATGCGTGACTTCTACCACCAGCGCTTCAACCTGCTGGTGTGCACCACCATCGTCGAGAGCGGTATCGACGTGCCCAGCGCCAACACCATCGTCATCAACCGCGCCGACAAGCTCGGCCTGGCCCAGCTCCATCAGCTGCGCGGCCGGGTCGGGCGCTCGCACCACCGCGCCTACGCCTATCTGATCACCCCGCCGACCAAGGCGATGACCACGGACGCGGTCAAGCGGCTGGAGGCGATCGAATCGATGGAGGACCTCGGCGCAGGCTTCACCCTCGCGACCCACGACCTTGAGATCCGCGGTGCCGGCGAGCTGCTCGGTGACGAGCAGTCGGGACAGATCGCCGAGGTCGGCTTCTCGCTCTACATGGAGCTGCTCGAGCACGCGGTCGAGGCGCTCAAGGCCGGGCGTACCCCGGAACTCGATCGACCGCTCAGTCACGGCGCCGAGATCGACCTGGGGGTCCCGGCGCTGCTGCCGAGCGACTATCTGCCCGACGTGCACGCCCGACTGGTGATGTACAAACGCATCGCCAGCGCCACCAGCAAGGAAGCGCTGCGGGAACTACAGGTGGAGATGATCGACCGTTTCGGGCTGCTGCCCGAACCGGCCAAGCGTTTGCTGGAGATCACCGCACTGAAGCTGCGGGTCCAGCCATGGGGGATCGTCAAGATCGAGGTAGGGATCGGCAGCGGGCGGATCTGCTTCGAGGACAATCCGCGGATCGATCCGGCCCGGCTGATCGGGCTGATCCAGGAGCAGCCCAAGGTCTACCGGCTCGATGGCGGCGACACGCTCAGGTTCTATCGCGAGATGCCCGAACCCGAGCAGCGACTGCGCCAGGTCGAGCAGCTCGTCGAGCGTCTTACCGGCGAGGGCCGTTGAGCGGGCATCAGTCCTGCGACTGACACCCCGGGCAGACGCCGTAGATCACCAGCGAGTGGTCCTGGATACGGAACCCCTTGTCCTCGGCGATCTGCGACTGGCGCTCCTCGATCAGACTGTCGACGAACTCGACCACCTTGCCGCACTTGACGCAGACCAGGTGGTCGTGGTGATCTCCGCTATTGAGTTCGAACACCGACTGCCCGCCCTCGAAATTGCGCCGGCACACCAGTCCGGCGCTCTCGAACTGGGTGAGCACCCGGTAGACGGTCGCCAGACCGACCTCCTCGTCCTGACTCAGCAATTGCTTGTAGACGTCCTCGGCACTGAGATGGCGCTTGCGGCTCTTCTCGAGGATGCCCAATATCTTGACCCGCGGGGCCGTGACCTTGAGGCCCGCACGTTTGATCTGTTGATTTTCCAAAACCGCTCTCCCCGTCTAGCCCGGAGGCGTCGGCGACCGCCCGGACTGCGTTGCTCACGCGCCGCCCGGTGATCGGGATCCGGCGCTGCTGTATCATGCCACGGTTATTCGCACAGTCATCGACGCAAAACAATGCGAAAGATTCTCACGTTTTCGATCCTCGGTTCTTTGTTGATTATCGTCGCGAGCGGTTGTTCGCGGGACAAGCGACCCGACGAGTACCGATCCTCCATGCTGGAGAACCTGCCATTCGTCTACAAGATGACGGTGCAGCAAGGCAATATCATCACCGAGGAGATGATCGATCAGCTCCAGCCGGGCATGACCAGGCGGCAGGTGCAGTACCTGCTCGGCACCCCGCTGCTGACCGATTTCTTCCATAACGACCGCTGGGATTACACCTATACCATCAAGCGTGGACACCAGCCGATGGAGATCCGCTATCTGACGCTGTACTTCGCGGAGGACAGCCTAGTTCGGATCGAAGGGGACATCAAACCCGACCCCATCCGGGCCCAGTCACGCGAACCCCGAGAAATCCTGGTCAAGGTGCCGGACCACGAGGGACGCAAGGGGCTGGTCGAGCGCAGCCTCAAGGC
Coding sequences within:
- the mfd gene encoding transcription-repair coupling factor; the encoded protein is MNQATSATLHSPLEPPLPKGVSERRCWGGLHGAGAALAIATAASRHPGLVLALAEDVQAARRLQAELGFFLAGSALPVLGFPDWETLPYDVFSPLPELVSERLLTLHRLPGLTRGVLVVPVATLLQRLPPRDYVDAHSLVLACGDRLDLDATRLRLEHAGYSGVSQVMGHGEYAVRGSLLDVFPMGSQQPLRIDLFDDEVESIRLFDPETQRSHERIEQVRMLPAREFPFDEQAIVGFRSRYRASIEGDPQRSLIYREVSEGRTPGGIESYLPLFFDDTATLFDYLPATTLAIEPASGREAGAGFLASVAERHEQRRHDAERPLLAPEQLYLGVDELAAALNRMPGVNYRTAPFDTRPKGYAGVDNFATLDLPPLELQARAAEPARALQRFLATPGQRVLLVAESTGRRELLAEQLRDFGIHASQVADWGAFVNGEQPLALTVAPLEQGLRLADQGLALITETQIYGERVRQERRRRARERDGDAVVRNLTELTEGAPVVHEEHGVGRYLGLQTLEVGGSSTEFLTLGYAKGDKLYVPVSSLHLISRYTGATPEQAPLHRLGGEQWERIKRKAAQKACDVAAELLDVYARRAARQGVASPAPDTDYGAFAAAFPFEETPDQLRAIDSVLADMADTKPMDRVVCGDVGFGKTEVAMRAAFVAANGGRQVVVLVPTTLLAQQHFENFSDRFADWPIRIESLSRFRTAREQKQVFAGLAEGTIDIVVGTHKLLQPGIEFHDLGLVIVDEEHRFGVRHKERLKQLRSEVDILTLTATPIPRTLNMAMSGLRDLSIIATPPVERHPIKTFVSPWNDGLIQEAVQRELKRGGQVYFLHNEVETIENQAQKLEALIPSARVQIAHGQMRERELERIMRDFYHQRFNLLVCTTIVESGIDVPSANTIVINRADKLGLAQLHQLRGRVGRSHHRAYAYLITPPTKAMTTDAVKRLEAIESMEDLGAGFTLATHDLEIRGAGELLGDEQSGQIAEVGFSLYMELLEHAVEALKAGRTPELDRPLSHGAEIDLGVPALLPSDYLPDVHARLVMYKRIASATSKEALRELQVEMIDRFGLLPEPAKRLLEITALKLRVQPWGIVKIEVGIGSGRICFEDNPRIDPARLIGLIQEQPKVYRLDGGDTLRFYREMPEPEQRLRQVEQLVERLTGEGR
- the fur gene encoding ferric iron uptake transcriptional regulator; protein product: MENQQIKRAGLKVTAPRVKILGILEKSRKRHLSAEDVYKQLLSQDEEVGLATVYRVLTQFESAGLVCRRNFEGGQSVFELNSGDHHDHLVCVKCGKVVEFVDSLIEERQSQIAEDKGFRIQDHSLVIYGVCPGCQSQD
- a CDS encoding outer membrane protein assembly factor BamE encodes the protein MRKILTFSILGSLLIIVASGCSRDKRPDEYRSSMLENLPFVYKMTVQQGNIITEEMIDQLQPGMTRRQVQYLLGTPLLTDFFHNDRWDYTYTIKRGHQPMEIRYLTLYFAEDSLVRIEGDIKPDPIRAQSREPREILVKVPDHEGRKGLVERSLKAVGLEPKE